A region from the Cryptococcus decagattii chromosome 5, complete sequence genome encodes:
- a CDS encoding AdoMet-dependent rRNA methyltransferase SPB1 → MGKHDKKTGKGRLDKFYRLAKEQGYRARSAFKLVHLNRKYDLLSKSRCCIDLCAAPGGWLQVAEKYMPKGSLIIGVDLNAIKPLPHVTTFVSDITTPHCRQTLRQHMHDWKADLVLHDGAPNVGSAWVQDAFTQNELVLQSLKLATEFLAKGGSFVTKVFRSQDYNSLLWVFGQLFKSVEATKPPSSRNVSAEIFVVCRDFIAPKHIDPKFLDPKHVFKDIASLPTSITEPTGVSVAPTSSSTASAAAAAARLAANSHAHSNVYAPEKKRRHREGYAEGDYTLHHTISAEEFVRGQDPVLLLGNMNKIEFRSEKEKAWLKSRHTTPDIIANFEDLKVLGKGDFKALMKWRLAIRLEIGLDVKADKTQDATEEVVVEPMDEEEQITEELQKLQQAKLAKSKREKKRANEKKARELLKLQLNMTVPDDLDQNDLALQGEEEIFDLEEGENEAKRRGKKGGLAALVDNGEGMDLSSESEEEEDKDEEDDEILDSDEERERKTAALEGELDGLYDSYVERKKERDAKWKVKQDRLKDKNFDAWHGIQEKSDEEGSDDDEGQDDNEEGGWDVVAQKKAKYGEGDSSDSDSDAEPETEAPKKSKKVSFEKPARFEKSSGLLTSLREPELRAQRSKQAQLWFDQPVFKDVGDLAALDGDDEEEEEEDEPEEEESDDEDVDMDDASESSSTLEGDEDFEIVPQAPEDDGPEWDVDDEDQDEVKKKIIQDKGLLTAEAVSLATALVNRKTTADKLIDQGFNRLSAHNKDDLPTWFLDDESKFYKPNIPITKEAADALRARQRALDARPIKKIAEAKGRKRMKAVARMEKAKKKADGVMESEEMGDAEKARQVRRMLARAAKGKEKAKEKKIVVAKGVNRGVKGRPTGVKGKYKIVDARMRKEVRALKRIKKAGSKRR, encoded by the exons ATGGGTAAGCACGACAAGAAGACAGGTAAGGGTCGTTTGGATAAGTTCTACCGTCTCGCCAAAGAGCAGGGCTATAGAGCCCGTTCTGCTTT CAAACTTGTCCACCTCAACCGCAAGTATGACCTACTCTCTAAATCCCGATGCTGTATCGATCTGTGTGCAGCCCCTGGTGGTTGGCTTCAGGTGGCTGAAAAATACATGCCTAAAGGCTCTCTCATCATCGGTGTCGACCTTAACGCCATCAAGCCCCTTCCTCATGTCACAACCTTTGTCTCCGACATCACCACCCCTCACTGTCGACAGACTTTGCGTCAGCACATGCACGACTGGAAGGCTGATTTAGTTCTTCACGACGGTGCTCCCAACGTTGGTAGTGCTTGGGTTCAAGATGCGTTCACTCAAAACGAGTTGGTTTTGCAAAGTTTGAAGCTTGCCACAGAATTTTTGGCCAAGGGTGGAAGTTTTGTCACCAAGGTTTTCAGAAGTCAGGATTATAACAGCTTGCTGTGGGTTTTTGGCCAGCTTTTTAAATCTGTAGAAGCAACAAaacctccttcttctcg TAACGTTTCTGCCGAAATCTTCGTCGTCTGTCGCGACTTTATTGCCCCGAAACACATTGACCCCAAATTTCTCGACCCCAAGCACGTCTTCAAGGACATTGCATCTCTCCCTACATCAATCACCGAACCCACCGGTGTCTCTGTCGCccccacttcttcttccaccgcctctgctgctgccgccgCCGCTCGACTAGCGGCCAATTCGCACGCCCACTCAAACGTCTACGCCCCTGAAAAGAAGCGACGACATAGGGAAGGTTATGCTGAAGGTGACTACACTCTGCATCACACGATCAGTGCCGAGGAGTTTGTCCGAGGACAAGATCCTGTGTTGCTGCTGGGTAACATGAACAAAATTGAGTTCCGATctgagaaagaaaaagc TTGGCTTAAATCTCGTCACACAACCCCCGATATCATTGCCAACTTTGAGGACCTTAAGGTTCTCGGTAAAGGTGACTTTAAGGCTCTCATGAAATGGCGTCTTGCCATCCGTCTCGAAATAGGTCTCGATGTCAAAGCCGATAAGACTCAAGATGCTACCGAGGAAGTTGTCGTCGAGCCtatggatgaggaagagcagaTTACGGAGGAACTCCAGAAGCTTCAACAGGCTAAACTTGCAAAGTCCAAAAGGGAGAAAAAGCGAGCAaacgagaagaaggcaagggaATTGTTGAAACTCCAGCTGAACATGACCGTTCCCGATGACCTTGACCAAAATGATCTTGCCCTccaaggtgaagaggagatatttgatcttgaagaaggcgagaATGAGGCTAAGCGTagaggaaaaaagggaGGCTTGGCTGCTCTCGTGGACAATGGTGAAGGAATGGACCTCTCTTCGGAAtcagaggaggaagaggataaagatgaggaagacgatgaaATCCTCGACTCTGACGAAGAGCGTGAGCGCAAGACTGCCGCTCTCGAGGGAGAGCTCGATGGCCTTTACGACTCTTATGTGGAGCGCAAGAAAGAGCGTGATGCCAAGTGGAAAGTCAAGCAAGACCGACTCAAAGACAAAAACTTTGATGCTTGGCATGGTATCCAGGAGAAGagcgatgaggaaggaagtgacgatgatgaaggtCAGGATGACAACGAGGAGGGTGGATGGGATGTGGTTGCTCAGAAAAAGGCCAAGTATGGTGAAGGTGATTCCTCGGATTCTGATTCCGATGCTGAGCCTGAAACCGAAGCCCccaagaagagcaagaaagTTAGCTTTGAAAAGCCTGCCAGATTCGAAAAGAGCAGCGGTCTTTTGACTAGTCTGAGGGAGCCTGAACTGCGAGCTCAAAGAAGTAAGCAAGCACAGCTGTGGTTTGACCAGCCGGTCTTCAAGGACGTTGGCGATCTTGCTGCTTTGGATGGTgacgacgaggaagaagaggaggaagacgagcctgaggaggaagagtctgatgacgaagatgtGGATATGGATGACGCATCTGAGAGCTCAAGTACCCTCGAAGGCGACGAAGACTTTGAGATTGTACCTCAAGCACCTGAGGATGACGGTCCCGAATGGGAtgtcgatgatgaggatcaAGACGaggtcaagaagaagattatcCAAG ATAAGGGTCTCCTTACTGCCGAGGCTGTTTCTCTTGCTACTGCTCTTGTTAATCGAAAAACCACTGCCGACAAACTCATTGACCAAGGCTTCAACCGTCTCTCTGCTCACAACAAGGATGACCTTCCCACGTGGTTCCTTGACGACGAATCCAAATTTTACAAGCCCAATATTCCTATCACTAAGGAGGCTGCTGATGCTCTCCGTGCTCGACAGAGGGCATTGGATGCCAGACCCATCAAGAAGATCGCCGAGGCCAAGGGTagaaagagaatgaaggCTGTGgcgaggatggagaaggccaagaagaaggctgacgGTGTCATGGAAAGCGAGGAGATGGGTGATGCTGAAAAGGCTAGACAAGTTAGAAGAATGCTCGCCCGTGCCGctaaaggcaaggaaaaggccaaggagaagaagatcgtTGTGGCCAAGGGTGTCAACAGGGGTGTCAAGGGTAGACCAACGGGTGTCAAGGGCAAGTACAAGATTGTGGACgcaaggatgaggaaggaagtCAGGGCATTGAAGAGAATCAAGAAGGCGGGAAGCAAGAGGAGGTAG
- a CDS encoding trehalose-phosphatase, whose product MDSMHPDPTPSIPPSLPELKTQVARLEASHKEKGLPLSGRIIHVMHHLPVEIVRIVPADSLESAGTGFLSPPMTPEFKPEDAETTVESADAKWRIHARTAHPALVSGIKSLSETHDQLLVAWTGEVLIQPDNTQSPQVPSQPTFSSIASNLLAPFSGTPGDSTPRPQPPSQQGALKVFGGEFNEADQKEIASELDRFADAESKFDPTDKLKYVPVFLPPDVSKGHYEGFCKKTLWPLFHYLLWLDSTATVPSPDPSWLAYHKTNQMFAQRVAQIYKPGDLIICHDYHLLLAPKMIREALGQVFHPNAGWGTAHPSPSLHHAHGKGFEWESNQQTPTPEKAKGEKIGAFMNHVGTALGNHLGIMEHGQQNEIMIGMFMHTPWPSSEIFRCLPKRREILDGMLGANLVSFQTYSYSRHFVSTCIRVCGYESTPGGVDANGQVTAVGYCPIGIDIKRVVHDRDQPGVLPKAQALRDLYKDKKIIVGREKLDVAKGVYNKLQAFEKFLQVYPQWRGKVVLIQVTTPALSESPKLERMTAELVSHINGTYGSLDFTPVHHYHQALEKDEYFGLLSCADLALITSLRDGMNTTSMEFILCQDKTTKSPLVLSEFMGTAPSFASALQINPHDLLGVAQAINKGLTMRPAEKAERHAKLLEGVLAHTSHTWAATILKQLLENVGGEHTAHHTPVLDTALFADAYKKANKRLLLFDYDGTLTPIVKVPAHAVPTERTRNAITTLCKDPKNVVYLISGRDGDFLEEHWGHLDRLGLSAEHGSFVKQPGEEEFINMTEALDMSWMSEVEEIFKYYTERTTGSTIEVKKASITWHYRNSDPDFGEFQCKQALDLLESSLAPKRPIEVLVGKKNLEVRPLAVNKGEIVKRLMYENPEVDMIFCAGDDKTDEDMFRALRTVFPPGGLVDDNPVVLKPPVAVTSAMEPEEADELPDVELSIRPKGVFATTVGPPAKRTLAGWHVTCPEEVVEALDCILEEIQVA is encoded by the exons ATGGACTCAATGCACCCCGACCCCACCCCGAGcattcctccttctcttcccgAGCTCAAGACCCAAGTGGCTAGGCTTGAAGCCTCTCACAAGGAGAAAGGGCTCCCGCTATCAGGGCGTATCATCCACGTCATGCACCATCTTCCAGTAGAAATTGTTCGGATTGTCCCGGCCGATTCTCTAGAGTCAGCCGGAACTGGCTTCCTTTCTCCGCCCATGACACCCGAGTTCAAACCGGAAGATGCCGAGACTACGGTCGAAAGTGCCGATGCCAAATGGCGTATCCATGCGAGGACTGCCCACCCAGCCTTGGTTAGTGGTATCAAGAGTTTGTCTGAGACCCACGACCAGCTGCTGGTTGCGTGGACGGGAGAGGTGCTCATACAGCCGGACAACACCCAGAGTCCTCAGGTGCCATCACAACCtaccttctcttccataGCCAGCAATCTCCTCGCTCCTTTCTCTGGCACACCTGGTGACTCCACCCCTCGGCCCCAACCCCCGTCTCAGCAGGGAGCATTGAAGGTCTttggtggagaattcaACGAGGCCGATCAGAAGGAGATTGCTTCCGAGTTGGACAGGTTTGCTGACGCAGAATCCAAATTCGATCCTACAGACAAGCTCAAGTACGTTCCGGTGTTCCTTCCGCCTGATGTCAGCAAGGGCCATTACGAAGGGTTCTGCAAAAAGA CTCTTTGGCCGCTCTTCCATTATCTTTTATGGCTCGATTCCACTGCTACCGTCCCCTCGCCTGACCCTTCTTGGCTCGCCTATCACAAGACCAACCAAATGTTTGCTCAGCGTGTTGCCCAAATCTATAAGCCGGGTGATCTCATCATTTGTCATGATTACCATCTCCTGCTCGCACCCAAGATGATTCGCGAGGCTCTGGGGCAAGTATTCCACCCGAATGCCGGGTGGGGTACCGctcatccatctccttctttacATCATGCCCACGGCAAGGGCTTTGAATGGGAGAGCAATCAGCAGACACCTACACCGGAGAAAGCCAAGGGCGAAAAGATTGGTGCGTTCATGAATCATGTGGGTACCGCGTTGGGCAACCACCTCGGCATAATGGAACACGGTCAGCAAAACGAGATTATGATTGGCATGTTCATGCACACTCCCTGGCCAAGCTCCGAAATCTTCAGATGTCTCCCTA agaggagagagattCTTGATGGTATGCTGGGCGCCAACCTTGTATCTTTCCAGACATACTCTTACTCTCGCCATTTTGTCTCCACCTGTATCCGTGTATGTGGGTACGAATCGACACCGGGCGGTGTAGACGCGAATGGCCAAGTTACCGCCGTCGGTTACTGTCCTATTGGCATCGACATTAAGCGTGTTGTGCACGATCGTGATCAACCAGGCGTTCTCCCTAAAGCGCAGGCTCTACGAGATCTGtacaaggacaagaagatcATCGTCGGCAGGGAAAAGCTTGACGTCGCCAAGGGTGTCTACAATAAGCTTCAGGCGTTTGAAAAATTCTTGCAAGTCTATCCTCAGTGGAGGGGTAAGGTCGTCTTGATTCAGGTGACCACTCCGGCTTTATCAGAGAGTCCCAAGTTGGAAAGAATGACAGCGGAGCTAGTGAGTCATATCAACGGAACTTATGGCTCACTGGACTTTACACCTGTTCATCACTA CCATCAAGCTCTTGAAAAAGACGAGTATTTCGGTCTTCTTTCATGCGCTGACCTCGCTCTCATCACCTCCCTGCGCGATGGTATGAACACCACTTCTATGGAATTCATCCTTTGTCAAGACAAGACCACGAAATCCCCACTCGTCCTTTCCGAGTTCATGGGTACCGCTCCATCATTTGCCTCTGCCTTACAGATCAACCCTCACGACCTCTTGGGCGTTGCCCAAGCTATCAACAAGGGTTTGACCATGCGCCCGGCAGAGAAGGCTGAAAGGCATGCCAAATTGCTTGAGGGCGTCCTTGCGCACACCTCTCACACATGGGCCGCCACTATCCTCAAACAGCTCTTGGAAAACGTTGGCGGTGAACACACTGCTCATCACACGCCAGTTTTGGATACTGCTCTATTCGCTGATGCCTACAAAAAGGCTAACAAGCgacttcttctctttgaCTATGACGGTACACTTACTCCTATCGTGAAGGTACCGGCACATGCAGTTCCCACTGAAAGAACGCGCAATGCCATCACAACACTTTGTAAGGACCCGAAGAACGTCGTCTACCTTATATCAGGTCGAGATGGGGATTTCCTCGAAGAACATTGGGGACATTTAGATAGGCTTGGCCTGTCCGCAGAGCATGGAAGTTTTGTCAAGCAGCcaggagaggaagagtttATCAATATGACTGAAGCGTTGGACATGAGCTGGATGAGCGAAGTAGAGGAAATTTTCAAGTATTATACCGAG AGGACGACAGGTAGTACCATTGAAGTCAAAAAGGCTTCGATCACTTGGCACTACAGAAATTCTGATCCCGACTTTGGAGAATTCCAGTGCAAGCAAGCTTTGGATCTTTTAGAAAGCTCCCTTGCGCCTAAGAGACCCATAGAAG TTCTTGTTGGCAAAAAGAATCTTGAAGTCCGTCCGCTCGCCGTTAACAAGGGCGAGATTGTCAAGAGATTGATGTATGAGAACCCGGAAGTTGACATGATCTTCTGTGCCGGCGATGACAAG ACTGATGAGGACATGTTCCGAGCTTTGAGAACGGTCTTCCCTCCCGGTGGTCTGGTCGACGACAATCCAGTTGTTCTGAAACCCCCTGTCGCTGTGACTTCAGCTATGGAACCCGAGGAAGCCGATGAGCTCCCTGATGTTGAATTGAGTATCCGACCCAAGGGCGTGTTTGCTACCACTGTGGGTCCTCCCGCTAAGAGGACTCTTGCTGGATGGCATGTCACTTGTCCTGAGGAAGTTGTTGAAGCTTTAGACTGTATTCTCGAGGAGATTCAGGTGGCTTGA